The following DNA comes from Mycobacteroides immunogenum.
CGGTGCCCGGCGTGCAGCTGCAGGCCGCCGACGATGAGTTCCTGTTCCACCAGGGACCGGCCAGCGGCCTGGGCAAGGTGCGGTTCCACGATTGGCGCAAGCCGTTCGCGGACAACGCGCACATCCCGAACGTCGCCGCCTTCACCCAGCGCGCCGAGGCGTTGGCCACCCTGGTGGCCAACGAGCGCGACGCGATCAAGAACGCCGGCCTGGACCTTCAGCTGAGCATCGGTGAACTGTTCACCCTGGTCGTCTACGGCGGTCTGATCCTGGAGCAGGCACAGCTGCGGGGTACCGACTCCGCGCTGCTCGACCAGATCTTCGAGTTCCTCAACCGGGACTTCTCCACCTACGCCGTCGATCTGCTGGGCAAGCGCGAGGCCACCGCCACCCAACGACAGTGGGCCAAGGACGTCATTTCAGAACCCGTATTCAATTCCGAACGCTTCGATGAGATTTGGAACCGGGTCGAGGCGCTGTCCGGCGTATACGAAATGCGGGCCTAGTCCGCAGGTCTACCCGCGCACCCTCGGATCCGTCGCTAGCATCGGTGGGGTAACCCGTCCGCACAGGACCGCGGCCAGCCCCCTGTCGGCCAGCCCATAGCCGACGACAGCCGCTGCCTTGGCGGGCAGATAAGGATGTACGAGGGTGCGCGCCGTTCACGTCGCCATCGTCGGCGCGGGCCCCTCGGGGTTCTTCGCCGCCGGATCGCTGCTCAAACACACCGATTTCGACGTCCATGTGGACATGCTCGAAATGCTGCCGACTCCTTGGGGTTTGGTGCGATCCGGGGTGGCCCCGGATCACCCCAAGATCAAGTCGGTCAGCGCGGTGTTCGAGAAGACGGCGACGCATCCCCGTTTCCGGTTTTTCGGCAACATCGAGGTAGGAGCCAAGATCACCGCCGAGGAGCTGGCATCGCGCTACGACGCGGTGATCTATGCCGTCGGCGCCCAATCCGACAAGCCGCTGGGCATCCCCGGCGATCAGCTGCCCGGTTGTATCGCCGCCGTCGACGTGGTGGGTTGGTACAACGCGAACCCCACGTACCAGAACGTGTCGGTGGACCTCTCCGGTGAGCGCGCCGTGGTTGTCGGCAATGGCAACGTAGCGCTGGACGTGGCCCGCATCCTCGGTATGGATCCGCAGTCACTGCACACCACCGATATCGCCGATCGTGCGCTGGATTCGTTGGATCACAACGCGATCCGCGAAGTGGTGATCATCGGACGGCGCGGCCCGCTACAGGCGACCTTCACTCCGCTGGAGCTGCGTGAGATGGGCGAACTACCCGGCGTGGACGTGATCGTGGATCCCGAGGATCTGGCCGGCATCACCGATGAGCAGCTGGCGGCCGCACCCAAGCCCACCCGCACCAACATCGAAACGTTGCGCAAGTTCTCGGAGCGACCGCACACCGACGGCCACCGCCGCGTGGTGTTCCGGTTCCGCACCTCCCCCATCGAGCTGCACGGCGATGGCGAAGTGGAGTCAATCACGGTGGGTCACAACGAATTGGTCGACGACGATGGCTACGTCACGGCCCGCGACACCGGGGAACGAGAGACACTGCCCACCCACTTGGTGGTGCGTGCCATCGGATACCGCGGGGTCCCGGTGTCCGGGTTGCCCTTCGACGCGCGCCGCGGGGTGATCCTCAACGAGGCCGGACGGATCGAAGGCCGCGACAATGAGTATGTGGTCGGCTGGATCAAGCGTGGCCCGGTCGGTGTCATCGGCACCAACAAGAGCGACTCACAGGAAACCGTCGACACGCTGCTCGCCGACGTGGCGAGCGCCGAACTGAGCACTGCCCCCGATGCCGCGGCCCTGGAAGAATGGCTCCTGGGTCACGAGCCGCACATCGTCTCCCAGTCCGATTGGCTCACCATCGATTCCCATGAACGCGCCACCGGCGAACCGCAGGGGCGCCCCCGCGTGAAACTCGAGACAGTGCCCGAGTTGTTGGCCGCGACGGGACGGCACGACCAGCCGTGACGCCGGTCTTCACGCAAGCGGTTCATCCATGACGGTCCACATCGTGGTGTCGCAGGTCATGCCCGCAAGCTGCGAGCGGACATTCGGCCTCATCCATGATTACGGCAGACGGCTGGAGTGGGACACGCTGTTGCGCCGGGCGTATGTGGAGGGCGGTACCGCCGACGTCGGCAAGATCGCCGTCTGTAGCGCGCGCTGGCTTCTGGGCGGGTACTCGTTTCGCACCCGCTACGTCACCTTCAAGCCGCCGCATCTGGCTGCCATCAAACTCGAATCCAAACCACCGTTCTTTACCAAGTGGGCGGCGTCGATACGTCATGAACCGATCGACAGCGACGACACAGACCATGCGGCCGACCATCGCGATGACATGTCGTTGGCGACGTACACCATGACGTTTACCTGCAGACCCGCATTTATCGAGCCCATCGCGGAACGAATGTTCAAGCGCGAGACAGAGAACCGGCTGGCCGCGTTGGCGAACCACCTACAGCGGGACAAGGAGCGCTGACGCGCACGACCCGTCCTTAACATTTCCTTAGAATTCTCTTATTTTACTTATTTTTCGGGTAGCTTCGTCTTCATGACCGAACACGCGGTGGTGATTGCCGGCGGCGGACCGACGGGATTGATGCTGGCCGGTGAGCTGGCCCTGGCGGGAGCCGATGTCGCAATCGTCGAGCGGCGCAGCACCCACGAGCTGGAAGGCTCGCGCGCCGGCGGCATGAACTCACGCACCCTGGAAGTGCTTGATCAACGAGGCATCGTCGACCGTTTCCTGCCCCAAGGATTCTCGGCACCGGTCGCGCATTTCTCCGCACTCCTACTGGACACGACCGACCAGCCCACTCGGCATGCCTTCGGGCTGGCGCTATTGCAGTACCGCATTGAACGAACCCTGTGCGAGTGGCTCGGCGAGTATGGCGTGCCCATCTACCGTGGGCGCGAGGTCACCGGATTCATCTCATCCAATGACACGGTTGATATCGACCTTTCCGATGGTTCGACGTTGCGCGCGCAGTATCTGGTCGGTTGCGACGGTGGCCGCAGCCTGGTGCGCAAGAAGGCTGGAATCGATTTTCCCGGTTGGGATCCGTCGACCAGCTGCCTGGTCGCCGATGTCCAGGTCACCGAGGAACCGGAGTGGGGCATCCACCGGCAGGGCGCGCTGCATTCCTTCTTCAAATTCGAAGAGGACGGACCGGTCCGGGTTTTGGTGACCGAGCCCCAACTCGGGCGAACCGATACGCCGACGCTGCGCGATCTGCGCGAAGCATTGTTATCCGTCCGCGGCACTGACTACGGAATACACAGTCCCACATGGATTTCCCGATTCACCGACGTAACTCGACAGGCCGAGGCATACCGCAAGGGCCGGGTGCTGCTGGCCGGCGATGCCGCCCACGTGCACTTCCCCATCGGCGGACAGGGCCTCAATACCGGAATCCAGGACGCGGTCAATCTGGGCTGGAAGCTGGCACAGGTTGTCAACGGCACATCAGCGGCAAGCCTGCTGGACACCTACCACACCGAGCGGCATCCGGTCGCGGCGCGAGTGCTGCACAACACCCTGGCACAAACAGCACTGAGCCGCCCCGGTGAACGGGTTGATGCGTTGCGCGACATCATGTCTGATCTGTTGACCCTGGAGAAGCCGCGACGCCAGATCGCGGCGATGATGAACGGCCTGGACATCCATTACGACCTCGCTCCCGAGGCCGGCCCCGGCCATCCCCTGCTCGGGCGGCGGATGCCGGACCTGGAGGTGCGTACCGCACGGGGGACGGTGCGCGTGTACACGCTGCTGCACGAGGGCCGTGGCGTGCTGCTCAACCTGGGCACCGCTATCACCGGCACCTCGGGATGGTCACATCGAGTCGATGTCGTCGAGGCCCAATACCTGGAAGCAGACCGCACTTTCGAGCTGCCGGTGATCGGAATGGTCGAGGCTCCGCACGCCGTACTGATCCGGCCGGACGGCTACGTCGCCTGGGTGGGCGACAGCACCACCACCGGGCTCAACGGCGCACTGCAGAACTGGTTCGGGCCGCCCCGCTACAGCGGTGGCGGTTCGTAGTACCGCGGCGGCGGCTCGTGCTTCTTGGCGGGATCGTCGGTGGAGGACGGTCCCTCGACAGGTCCGGGAGGTGGCGCGGAGGGAGGCACCGGACCGATGTTTTCGATGGGCGGCGGACCGCTCGGGTACTGCTGCGGCGAGGGACCGGGCAGCGGCGCCAGCAAGATGTCCCAGCGATCGGGATTCTTCGGCGGGTACAGCACCGGGATCAGGTCGCCGATGCGCGGCCAGTCATTGACGTCGCGCACGATCTGCCGATACGTGATGTGTTCGGCGACCGTCGGCCCATTGAGCGCACCCGTGATTGTGACCAGCTGCTCGCCCGTCACCCCTTCCGGACGGGGGCTCACGCCCGTCACCAACAGGGTCCCTTCCACCGCGTTCACACCCGGTTGAGCTTGTCTGCCGCGCCGCATCTGCATGATGAGGAGCGCGAGTGAGCCGCCGATCAGCAGTAGCACCAAGAATTCCCACACACTGTCATGGTAGGACTGCAGGCATGACGCCCACCGTGTCCTTGCGCGAAGATCGTCGGCTCGCACTTGAATTGGCAGATGCCGCCGACGAAATCACCACGTCCCGGTTCGGCGCACTCGATCTTCGGGTAGATACCAAGCCCGACCTCACGCCGGTGACCGATGCGGACACCTCGGTGGAATCCGTCCTGCGCTCGTTGTTGCACCGGTCGCGCCCGGCCGATTCGGTGGTCGGCGAGGAGTACGGCGGTGAAACCGCGCTCACGGGTCGGCAATGGGTCATCGATCCCATCGACGGCACCAAGAACTTCGCGCGCGGTGTCCCCATCTGGGCCACACTGATCGCGCTACTGCAGGACGGCGTGCCCGTCGTCGGCGTCATCAGCGCCCCGGCACTGTCCCGCCGATGGTGGGCCGCGGACGGCCTGGGTGCTCACACGCGCGTGGGGTCCGGCGAAGACAAGTCGATACATGTCTCGGCAGTTGACCGGTTGACGTCGGCCAGCCTGTCGTTCTCCAGCCTGTCAGGCTGGGCAGATCGCGGGAAACGCGATCGGTTCATCGATCTGACCGACACGATCTGGCGCGTTCGCGGCTTCGGAGACTTCTTCTCCTACTGCCTGGTGGCCGAGGGCGCGGTCGATATCGCCGCCGAGCCCGAGGTCTCACTGTGGGATCTGGCCCCGCTGGACATCCTCGTCCGCGAGGCGGGCGGCCGGTTCACGAACCTGGCCGGGGAACCCGGCCCACACGGCGGTAGCGCGGTGGCCACCAACGGGTTGCTGCACGACGAGGTACTCAAGGCACTCTCCTAACGCACCCCGACGTCACCCCCCCTCGCGCGCGCAGACGTAAAAGCGCGCGTCTTGCCGGTGTGCCGGGCGCATTCATGTCCGCTCACGGGCGCTGTCCCGGATGTGACATACACCTCGTTTCCTGCGGATCTTACCGCTTAGTAAGATACGGTTCTTACTACGGAGTAAGGTAACGGCCAAATACTCCGGCAGAACCCCTTTAACCCCAGAAACGGCTGGTGACATGACCAACACGTTGACTCCGCGCGACGAGAAGAAGGCCGCCAAGAGCAAGAGCCTGGCGAAGCACGAGACCGGCGTCGGCCTGCAGAAGCACAAGCGTGGCGCGATCGACATCCTCATCGCGGTGCTGACCCCGATCGCGGGCTCGGAGCTGCTGGATAAGTACAACCTGCGCGGAGCCTTCAACAAGGGCATCTTCGAGAGCACAAAGGGCCTGTTCACCACCCTCGGCGTTGCCAACCGCACCTTCAAGAAGGTCTCGGGCAGCAAGGGCGGCCCCAAGCGCCTCGACAAGGCGAACGCCGACTACTTCGACCTCAACCCCGAGGACGAGCAGAAGATGATCGCCGACACGGTGAAAGAATTCGCCGTCGAGGTCATCCGACCGGCCGCCTATGACTCGGATAAGAACAAGACCTACCCCGCCGACCTGCTGGGCAAGGTCGCCGAGCTGGGCGTCACCGCCATCAACATCCCCGAGGATTTCGACGGTATCGCCTCGCAGCGCTCCACCGTCACCAACTCCCTTGTCGCCGAGGCACTTTCATACGGTGACATGGGTCTGGCACTGCCGATCCTGGCGCCGTCGGGTGTGGCCAGCGCGCTGACCAACTGGGGCAGCGCCGACCAGCAGGCCACCTACCTCAAGGAGTTCGCGGGAGAGAGTGTGCCGCAGGCCTCGGTCGTGATCGCCGAGCCGCAGGCCCTGTTCGATCCGTTCAGCCTCAAGACCACGGCCACCCGCACCCCCAGCGGTTTCCGCCTCAACGGCACCAAGTCACTGGTGCCGGCCGCCGCACAGGCCGAGCTGTTCATCGTGGCCGCCAACTACAACGGGCGTCCCACGCTGTTCATCGTCGAGTCCGGCACCGAGGGCATCACCGTCGAGGAAGACCCGAGCATGGGCATCCGCGGCGCGGCACTCGGCCGGCTGAACCTGAACAATGTCGCGGTTCCCGCCGCCAACCTCCTGGGTGAAGAAGAAGGCAGCGACACGGCGCTCGCTAACTACTCGGAGGCCGTCGCCCTCGGCCGCCTCGGTTGGGCCTCGCTGGCCGTCGGCACCGGTCAGGCCGTGCTCGACTACGTGATCCCCTATGTCAAGCAGCGCGAGGCGTTCGGCGAACCCATCGCCCGCCGTCAGGCCGTTGCCTTCATGTGCGCCAACATCGCCATCGAGCTCGATGGTCTGCGTCTGGTCACGCTGCGCGGCGCCGCACGGGCCGAGCAGGGCCTGCCCTTCATCCGCGAGGCCGCGCTGGCCCGCAAGCTCGCCACCGACAAGGGCATGCAGATCGGCCTGGACGGCGTGCAGCTGCTCGGCGGACACGGCTTC
Coding sequences within:
- a CDS encoding FAD-dependent oxidoreductase — translated: MRAVHVAIVGAGPSGFFAAGSLLKHTDFDVHVDMLEMLPTPWGLVRSGVAPDHPKIKSVSAVFEKTATHPRFRFFGNIEVGAKITAEELASRYDAVIYAVGAQSDKPLGIPGDQLPGCIAAVDVVGWYNANPTYQNVSVDLSGERAVVVGNGNVALDVARILGMDPQSLHTTDIADRALDSLDHNAIREVVIIGRRGPLQATFTPLELREMGELPGVDVIVDPEDLAGITDEQLAAAPKPTRTNIETLRKFSERPHTDGHRRVVFRFRTSPIELHGDGEVESITVGHNELVDDDGYVTARDTGERETLPTHLVVRAIGYRGVPVSGLPFDARRGVILNEAGRIEGRDNEYVVGWIKRGPVGVIGTNKSDSQETVDTLLADVASAELSTAPDAAALEEWLLGHEPHIVSQSDWLTIDSHERATGEPQGRPRVKLETVPELLAATGRHDQP
- a CDS encoding SRPBCC family protein; translated protein: MTVHIVVSQVMPASCERTFGLIHDYGRRLEWDTLLRRAYVEGGTADVGKIAVCSARWLLGGYSFRTRYVTFKPPHLAAIKLESKPPFFTKWAASIRHEPIDSDDTDHAADHRDDMSLATYTMTFTCRPAFIEPIAERMFKRETENRLAALANHLQRDKER
- a CDS encoding FAD-dependent monooxygenase, with the translated sequence MTEHAVVIAGGGPTGLMLAGELALAGADVAIVERRSTHELEGSRAGGMNSRTLEVLDQRGIVDRFLPQGFSAPVAHFSALLLDTTDQPTRHAFGLALLQYRIERTLCEWLGEYGVPIYRGREVTGFISSNDTVDIDLSDGSTLRAQYLVGCDGGRSLVRKKAGIDFPGWDPSTSCLVADVQVTEEPEWGIHRQGALHSFFKFEEDGPVRVLVTEPQLGRTDTPTLRDLREALLSVRGTDYGIHSPTWISRFTDVTRQAEAYRKGRVLLAGDAAHVHFPIGGQGLNTGIQDAVNLGWKLAQVVNGTSAASLLDTYHTERHPVAARVLHNTLAQTALSRPGERVDALRDIMSDLLTLEKPRRQIAAMMNGLDIHYDLAPEAGPGHPLLGRRMPDLEVRTARGTVRVYTLLHEGRGVLLNLGTAITGTSGWSHRVDVVEAQYLEADRTFELPVIGMVEAPHAVLIRPDGYVAWVGDSTTTGLNGALQNWFGPPRYSGGGS
- the hisN gene encoding histidinol-phosphatase; the encoded protein is MTPTVSLREDRRLALELADAADEITTSRFGALDLRVDTKPDLTPVTDADTSVESVLRSLLHRSRPADSVVGEEYGGETALTGRQWVIDPIDGTKNFARGVPIWATLIALLQDGVPVVGVISAPALSRRWWAADGLGAHTRVGSGEDKSIHVSAVDRLTSASLSFSSLSGWADRGKRDRFIDLTDTIWRVRGFGDFFSYCLVAEGAVDIAAEPEVSLWDLAPLDILVREAGGRFTNLAGEPGPHGGSAVATNGLLHDEVLKALS
- a CDS encoding acyl-CoA dehydrogenase family protein translates to MTNTLTPRDEKKAAKSKSLAKHETGVGLQKHKRGAIDILIAVLTPIAGSELLDKYNLRGAFNKGIFESTKGLFTTLGVANRTFKKVSGSKGGPKRLDKANADYFDLNPEDEQKMIADTVKEFAVEVIRPAAYDSDKNKTYPADLLGKVAELGVTAINIPEDFDGIASQRSTVTNSLVAEALSYGDMGLALPILAPSGVASALTNWGSADQQATYLKEFAGESVPQASVVIAEPQALFDPFSLKTTATRTPSGFRLNGTKSLVPAAAQAELFIVAANYNGRPTLFIVESGTEGITVEEDPSMGIRGAALGRLNLNNVAVPAANLLGEEEGSDTALANYSEAVALGRLGWASLAVGTGQAVLDYVIPYVKQREAFGEPIARRQAVAFMCANIAIELDGLRLVTLRGAARAEQGLPFIREAALARKLATDKGMQIGLDGVQLLGGHGFTKEHPVERWYRNLRAIGIAEGVVIL